The Nocardia sp. NBC_01329 sequence GCCGCTCCATAGGTGATGGACTGCTGCGGCGCGAAACCGAGCCCGCTGCCGATCGCGACAGCGTCCATATTGGCGCCCAGGAACAAGAAGTCCCAGCTGTACACGTTCTGTTGCTGTTCGATCAGCGAACGCACCGCGGCATGTGTCCATTCGCGGCTCGAATTCTCGTGGCCGTCGGTCAGAACGACCACGATCACGGTGCCGGGCCGCTCGTCTTCCGGCCGAGCGGCCAACTCGGCGCCGAGATCGGTGATCAGTTTGCCGATGGCGTCGTAGAGCGCGGTTCCCCCACGTGGTTGCAATACCGGGGCTGGGACCTCATCGATAGGAACGTTCGATTCGTATCGAATGAACGCCACCACCGTACTCGCGTCCACCGACCGCAGACCGACGACGACCGGCGGCAACTTGCCGGCACCGCCACGAAAAGGGCCTGCCCACCGGCGGGATACCAGTGGGCAGGCCTTGACTGCGGTACGACTATTCGCCCGAAGCGGCCTCGGTCGAACCTTCGGAGGCGCCGGTCAGCACGACCTCGGGCTTCTTCTCACCGTCTTCCTTGGTGAGTTTGGCCTTCGGGGTGAAGGTGAACTTGGCGTCCTCGCCGGAGCCTTCGCCGTCCCAACCCTCGACGTCCACCACCACGACCTGGCCCGCACCGATCTCGCCGAAGAGGATCTTCTCCGAGAGCTGGTCCTCGATCTCACGCTGGATGGTGCGGCGCAACGGCCGGGCACCGAGCACGGGGTCGAAGCCGCGCTTGGCCAGCAGGCTCTTGGCGTTATCGCTGAGCTCCATCGCCATGTCCTTGTTCTTCAACTGCACGCCGACCCGGTTGATCATCAGGTCCACCATTTCCACGATCTGATCCGTGGTGAGCTGGTGGAAGACGATCACATCGTCGATACGGTTGAGGAACTCGGGCCGGAAATGCTTCTTCAGCTCGTCGTTGACCTTGAGCTTCATCCGCTCGTAGTTCGAGCCCTCGGCGTTGCTCTGGGTGAAGCCCAGACCCACGGCCTTCGAAATATCGGAGGTGCCGAGGTTAGAGGTGAAGATCAGCACCGTGTTCTTGAAGTCCACGGTCCGGCCCTGGCCGTCGGTGAGGCGACCGTCCTCGAGAACCTGCAACAGGGTGTTGTAGATCTCCTGGTGGGCCTTCTCGATTTCGTCGAACAGCACGACCGAGAACGGCTTGCGCCGCACCTTCTCGGTGAGCTGGCCGCCCTCTTCGTAGCCGACGTACCCGGGAGGGGCACCGAAGAGCCGCGAGGCGGTGAAGCGGTCGTGGAACTCGCCCATGTCGATCTGGATGAGCGCGTCGTCGTCGCCGAACAGGAAGTTCGCCAGCGCCTTGGACAGCTCGGTCTTACCGACACCGGACGGACCGGCGAAGATGAACGAACCGGACGGACGCTTCGGATCCTTCAGACCCGCGCGGGTACGGCGGATGGCCTTGGAGACGGCCTTGACCGCGTCCTCCTGGCCGATGATCCGCTTGTGCAGCTCGTCCTCCATACGGAGCAGACGGGTGGTCTCCTCCTCGGTGAGCTTGAACACCGGGATACCAGTCCAGTTGGCCAGTACCTCGGCGATCTGCTCGTCGTCGACCTCGGCCACGACGTCCAGATCAC is a genomic window containing:
- a CDS encoding VWA domain-containing protein is translated as MPPVVVGLRSVDASTVVAFIRYESNVPIDEVPAPVLQPRGGTALYDAIGKLITDLGAELAARPEDERPGTVIVVVLTDGHENSSREWTHAAVRSLIEQQQNVYSWDFLFLGANMDAVAIGSGLGFAPQQSITYGAAPSGVAGVFRAAGAYSRRLQAPSGSARATGFTDEERRDANPG